One Channa argus isolate prfri chromosome 17, Channa argus male v1.0, whole genome shotgun sequence genomic window, GTGATTTCCTTCAAAGCCTAATCTCAAATGTCATTTGGAAGAACACGTATCAAcagactgtgtgtatgtgcaatcAGCCCTTTGGTTTTGTAtgtaatttttgtgtgtgtgtgtgtgagctctaAGAGCCAAGCATCAAATCATATTCTTCCACCGGTTTTGTCTTACACTGCAGCAAGTGCCAATAGCCAATGGTACAACTAACCCCTGCAGCTCAGCCAAATGCGATGTCAAGCTGGAGCTGGCCTTCGAGTATCTGATGAGCAAGGACCGCCTCCAGTGGGTCACCATCACCAGTCAACAGGTAAAGGGTCAAGGAAGAGGACTGTGTCTGTATTTAAGGTGGACAGCATTTTATTGCTACAGTTGTTCCACAATCTACTACTACTAGTTTTATATTTGAACAATGTCCAAAACTAAATAGAGGATTAGAAATTGattcagcaaaagcaaactgTATGTTAATCCAGACTTTTTGATTGTGATTTAAGGCCATCATGATGAGTATCTGCCTTCAGTCTATGGTGGATGAATTAATGGTGAAGAAGTCAGGTGGCAGCATAAAAAAGGTTTGTGAAAATCCTTAAAAACGTAtcatttgactttaaaatgacttaattgcttatctccttttttttacatattgcaCCATTTTCTAGttgtgcatgtgtaaaataaattggGTGTTTTCTTGACTGCTGTCAACTTCAAGATGCTGAGGAAAAGACACAACGGCTCCATCCACCGGGCAGACAGTCAGCAAGCTGTGAAATCTCCTCCTCTACTGGTATGACAGTGTATAGAATGCCATAAGTTGGTTTTTCATTTATCTTTGGTGCAGTATCCTTCATCTGCAAATGTCTTTTGGGTTGCAGGATTCCCCCGATCCAAACCGTGAACAAGTTGTCAAACTCTCTGTAAgtatttgatatattttgttGTGGTGTATTCTGtatttataaaagaaataaaaatgcagctgaATGATTTAGGCTGAGAACGTGTTCCCAGAAACTTTACCATATTGTAGTGAACCATTGTCAGTTCTGTGCTAATTCAACATTTGACTATTTTGTACAGACCAAGCTGAGCTCAGTGTCCCTCCGAGGGATCAGCGCCTCCAACTCTGCAAACGACATCAGCGGCAATGATTTCCATGGCAACTATGCTTTCGAGGGAATCGGGGACGATGACTTGTAATCCTCCAGTTTCCCattcttctctcttcctttcactGTCAACAACTGGGACAGATTACGAGCTGAGCTGAGCCAAGCGGACCACAAACACACGTCACATTCTGCGAGATTGTAGCTTCTTCCTggagaaaatgctgctttaagCTCTTATTTGATCTTTGacagtgtcttttattttagaCTCTAAAAGTTCATCttaattttcattttggttCCAATAATTATATTCAATTGAAGCTTTCTCCCTGTGCTATTAGACTTGTGGCAGCATACGACATATAGCATGTAAAGCTACAGGTACGTGAATAGGGATGTGTCCTATGTGTTACTGACAAGATCCTAGTTTTGTTTCATTCACGTGAATTACTGATTCATCAACAGTATATGTAAAGTTCTGTGTTGCAGTTAAATCTTTGAGGTACAACATAGtacattaatttattataaactATATAAAGAAAACTTAGTAGATCCTGTAGATTCTTCCTCCAGTGGCTGCATGTTCATTTTCAACTAGATAGCCAAATGTTTAGTTCAGACCTGGCACTAGTGACAATACAGCAGAACTGGACATAAATAGTTCTCAAAATAAGTCTGAGTCCAGTCAAAGTACTGAAATTGCTCTCAAACATGTAAACCATCTGCTTAACTGTATGGATGATGAACGTTTGGCTTGGCTATATACCAAATGGTCACGTTTTTATACTGTTAGTTCTCCTCTTTGTGCTATTCTAGTGCCAAGTCAGTGAATCTTTTAGCAAGATACCAGTGGTGTTGTCAGCTGATGGTTGAGGCACAGTCACTCATACTGCCTTTAGAAATAGTCTGATGCcttaacttttactttttcttttgcctgGTGGGTTAGTCCTTGTCATTCCATACATTAGTTGAAATTTCAAATAGAAGTTGGGTTCAGCTGGCGGTACCCAGAATCTTGCAGAATTTGATAGTTGATTTGGCTGAGCTGGTTGCACTTGCTGAACCCATCATTTTGCACAGTATTACAGGTGGAGATGAAGGTTTGAGTGAAAGATTGAATATGAATATtaaacattgtttgtttgtttttttccaagggGGTCTTGTAAAtccatctattttttttttaaccaaatctTTTAAGGTTTCTCATAAATGCCAAATTATAATTATACTTTATACTAAAGCATTTTGCACAAAGTAAACATAAAATTATGACagtgtcacttttttttataatatgtaCATGCAATTAAGTATTCTGAACATTTGCTAATAGCTTATTCTAATCAAATGTAATCTAAGctgtataaaacaacaaattgaaaTGGACTAACATTGATTATGTTTACATAATGTTTGGGGGATTTTTAGTTGAAATGCTAAGTGTTTACAAATTTTGCATCTGattttctttgtattgtttttgggCAAGTGATGATTTTTGGGGGCACATTCTTTGGTGCTTCAGGTCATTGTAATTTGTAGGTACATTGTGCCAATCATCTCAGAGGATTTGGTTGAAAAGGTTGCTAATGTGATCACAATTGCTGGAGTAAATAAAGTTCATGGTGGGCAGGCAACAAAATGAACATATCCCAGTGCTTATGAAGACATTtcattctatttgtttttaagtgctATTAGCTTCATGTGTTTCAAAGAGTTATCAGAGAGCATATCGGTATGTTTTGAAGCCTGTCTATGTAGATCAATACCAAACTTAACATCTTTACACACTAGAAggcaaaactgtaaaaatgtatccAGTTTAAGTGTCCTACTCTTTCACTACAGTAagtcttctctgtttttagtttAGCAGAGATATGGACTTTCTtagtatttgtcttttttttttaagtcctgTCATTACCAAGTACATGGAAGCTGCAAGCTCCTGGGTGTTAATAGTTAGGTGCCAAATTACACGTGACAGtacaagtgctttttttttttttaatcaccctTTTTAATGTTAGGAAGGATTTCAGGAAGATTGTACTGATTCATTTTActacttttcattttgatttttagtAGCAAGGTCAGTGACATTTTGTCATGATGCTAAAATAAACTCTGAAAATATGTGATCTTGTGCTTTTCGGTTGTCAGTTAATGGTCCACTTTAGTAATCATTTCATTACAGCTCTGCACTACTCTCACGTTtatttgcagcagcagctttgagGACCTGCCATGTAATACGCCATGAATTTTACTCTGAAGAGCAGTCATGAGCAGACttattaaaaacacaggagACTTGAGACATTAAGAACATTGTGTTAtacgttttttaaaaaaagcctgtGTTCTATGTACAGTAATGTGTTTTGACTAATTGAACAAGTCAAACTCTCTCTATTGAAAAAGCTCTATCACAAATGGTGGGAATAAACTGTTATATGCAATTAGAAATTTTATAAATCTATTTATAACTTATTCCAaccaatttaaaaatcaatttttagtttttacataaaaatgtaacattgtgACAGCATAAGAACTCATCACTGCCACTGTCCTTTAGTGGACAACCTTTGTACCAGCCAGTGGCATCTGGTGCAAAAAGATTTTATGAGGGGATGCATGTTTGGGGATgataaactacaaaaaaaagtatCCTTAGCTTACCAAACGTACTGATAAAGCAACTGTTAACCAAAAATCAATGAATCTGAGCTCAATCTGGGTTTAATATCCACAATTTCAAAACTCAGGACACCTTTAAACCAACACCATTCAAAATCCCTAACAACATACAAAACAGTGGAATATGTAAAACTCAAAGAattgaaataaaagagaaatcaaTTAGCCACCAGACATTTCAAGACCTTACATTTGCTCTAAATCAATGTAGTATCTTGTAAAACTTAGTGTCCTTTTACAACTAAAAAATGATCAAACCATCTCAACACAAATCAAATCTCTGTGACCTTGCTGAACACGACCCAGTAACAGTACTTTTAAGGTGAGACTTAGCCATGGTATTCAGTCTGTCCTGGTGTttctcaaaaatgtttaaattctttccaaggtttaaaaaaaaaaaaagcagctgtggTCATGGTGAGGTGCTGAGGATCGTGGGCAGATGGTATGTGAAGGACGGGTGTTCCGTGGTGTGTCCCAGTCTGGTATCACAGAACATAAAGATCATGAAGCAAGTAATATTATTAAAGACTGATAGACGAGTTCTGTTTACAGCCCCTACGTTGCTGAGTTTATAAATTTtgaaactaatttaaaatattagctAACTAAAGCTGCCAACTGTACACAGTATGTTAATGTTACAGCAGGTTAATAATTTGTTTCGGACAAGACTTAACATACAGATAAAGTTCAGTGCATCTTGGACAATGACAGATAACAGAAcaaataaagctaaaaatgccacattttgcaggaaaaacagaaactcttaattttttttaaaatgacctcCAGTTAACGTCAACCGtctgaagatttaaaaaattgcCTCAAAACACTGTCTCAATGGTTTAGGGTAGAATTATTATGATCTTTTAGGTAATGTCGCCCTGGAACTttgaaatggaaacaaacatTAATGAAAAGCTTTACTTACTGTCCACTGCCTCCAGTTAGCGAACGTTAGCTAACTCTGTCACAAAGCTGGTGAGTAACTGATGTAAAGCTCAATCCCACCTCCTTTCTCCTCATTTTCTTTTGGTGAACAcccagtaaaaatgttttagtgacAATAACAACTGCCCTGTTACAGGACGTCAGAATCCATGTCCATCGGCTCCAGACGTTGCTGTCTGCTTCCTGTGGAGAAACCTAAAGCTGCCAATCAGAGCGTAGCGTCAGGTCACCTGACTGTAAAAcctatgaaataataaaaataataataataataataaaaatacccTTTAGTTCTATAGCACCTTTCATGTACAAGCGTCTCAAAGTGCTGTACAACAGTCACACGCCAGAAAATACCTATGAGcagaaaacttaaaaaacaataaaacaaacaaacaaaaaaaaaacaatggataAGAAAGgaataaaagcaataataaaataaaatgtacaccataatgaaagcaaaataataagatgtacataataataaaagcaatatATCAGAAACAATAAATCATGCAGTAAAGGTGACAACCTGTCCTTAGCTGTAAGTGGAAGCGTATAAAAGGATTTTTGGTCAAATTTGAAAAGACTTTAGACAGTCAAATAGAGAGAGGAAGATTATTCCAAAGGAGGGGAGCACGACATGAAAAGGTCTTCAAACAGCTGATCGTTTCTTAACTCTGTGAATACACAATAGACGGGATGACTGACAGCGGAGGAGTCGAAATGGAACATATGGGATAAAAAGGTCAGATAGATATGCTGGTGATTTGCCTTAAAATTTTATAAATCAATTGAAGTACCTTAAAATCTGACCTGACTTTCATAGGAATGGAGTGATGTGAGGACAGGTGTAATGTGATTGAACTTCCTAGTTCTAGTAAGAATCCTCGGTGTTCTGGACCATCTGGAGATTTTTAATGCTCGGATTTGCCACCAGTAACTTtttgtacaaacaaacacatgtgaaacattttcctACAGTAACTATCTAACATGCTGTACAGACATCAATGTCAAGATGTCAGTTAGGCTCCATATACCTGAATGTCACCTCCAATCTCATATTCTGTCATTTCTGGGACTTGAGACTAGGAAAAATAGCTTTGTTTTGGCAACTTGGACGCAGCAGAAAACAGCTGTAACACTCCTCTTTGGCGTCAACACAATCAAATGCTTAATCACTTATCCAGCTGATGTGGTGCAGCACCAACCTTTGAAGTTGTATTTAAGTTCGACCTGTAACGCAAGTCTAACATTTACCATCAACGATCTACTGTTCTTACCGTCTTATCACTAACTTTGAAGAATTTGACATTGGTGACCAGCTTTACTAGCTGTCTGCAATTTGTTTCTGAATAGACAAAGTGCAGCTCCAGTTGCCTGCTGAAATAAGATACCCTGTTAAACCAAAGCAATTAACCTAAAGACACAAATAATTTGGTGGATTTGTATCATTGTGTCATTACAAGTTGCCCATTTAATTGGCACGTTGCAAAATGCTGTTCTAGGCAAAATTATTGGAGTTATTCAGCAAAGCTAAATCTGGATACACTGTACTGCATCTTCTAGTATGTAAAAATATGACAATCTCagaaaaaatgagaaacagTCTGATGTCTGACAATCAATGAAATTAATCccacttttatttcaaaatccTCACTTAAGGCATTTATGAGACACTGCATAAGGACAAAAATGGACACTTGAGCGATGTCAGTACTTATCAATGCCTTCAATGCTCCAATGTGTCCCAGCAAATTGGCGAcctgaaaatattttacttgcaTATAATAGTTATTAACAGATATTAAACTTCAATCACAGTCCCCAGTATTCTTCCCACGGTAACTAAATGGcacattcaaaataataataaacatttctatATATTAAAGTATGCACTATTAGCATTGTGTTGAAGCcacattagaaaaataaaacaactattACATACTCACATGCCTACTAATAGTCATCTTATTTTCAagtataaagaaaaacacaaacatgggcTAATTTCACAGTCAACAATAAACAGTGATCAAAATGGAGATGATTTCATCTGCCTCAAAGAAGTTTCAAAACTGTATTAGTTACATAGAGCAAGTGTGTAGACATTTTGATCAACATGctcttttgtaattttgttaatCTGAAAGGTCAACGTTTTGTTTTCCcccacattttattctttaacCTTCCAAATTCCACTGTGTGCGTAGATTGTGctttaataattcaaaatttGAGACTTTTCAAAATGCTTGACCATGGAATTTTAGGTTTAAAATGCaatgttattttctttgcaAATACTTTAACATTCCAAATAGCATTTTATAATCCTGAGGGGTTTAACAAAACCTACAGTACAATTAAAGACAGAGGATAGGTTGTCTTTACCCAACTGATACAATTTatcaagctttaaaaaaaaattaaagtccTTTTAAATAGCATTTTGCTAGTAGCAGTATGTCAGATAATGCCTATTGTGAAGACATGTGATTACCAAAGCATGTgtccaaatgcaaaaaaagcacaatacCCATCCTTACTTAAAACTGCATTGTGTAGTGTTAGGGACATAATCTAGTAAATGCAGCATGtatttgaaattgtatttatatttactgaTTTTTGTCATTCATCAACCCAAAGGTAAACCTTTTCCTTCCTGTCCTGTAACTGATCAGTATGGaatgaaataaatcagtaaATACCTAACATTCAAGtcatgtacatttaattttggTACTTTTAAATAGTATTTACTATTactaatacaattttattttgtaaaaaaactgcacagtgCAGTCCATTTACTCAGGCAAATATGTGCATTGGTTCCATGCACTGGAATTTGGTAGTGTTCTTTGCTCTAGATTGAAAAACCAGGTATGTTTTGTAGTTTGAGGGGAAATGAAATCTAATAAGTCTGAAACAGTATGACAATGTCTTGACACAAACAGTAACAGTAGAGTAGAAGACAAACTCTGAACAGACTTGTCCACCTTATTCCGAAAGGCATCAAAATATTCAGAACTGTTTTTCGTAGTTGTGCGATATtctacaaataaacaaatagcaGCCTCTGAAGACGTCTGACAAAACaccaaaagacaaacacacactaaaacaataTATAGGCTctgtgaagattaaaaaaaaatgttgctggtAGCTTAGTTCTGCTGAGTTAAATTTTATACCATCTCAAGTTTGTAGCATGGGTGTATTGCCTGCCCTCCCTCCCGAGACATATACTGCATATCAACCCCTGtttctttcctgtgtgtttgaacGCCAACTCCCATTCCTTTCCTtacatcttcttcttcatcatttgcAGTCATTGGTACTTTGACCCAGCCATCGGTGGCCAGGCCGTGTTTCTTCTGGTGTCTCTTGTAATTATCCCAGTGACCAGTAGTGTAGCCACACTCCTGACATTTGTACGGCTTCTCTCCAGTGTGCCGAAGCATGTGCCGCTTCAGGTTCATGCTCTGGTTGCAGCTGTAGCTGCACACAGCACACTGGAAGGGTTTGGCCCCTGAGTGCACCCGCTGGTGGCGTTTCAGATTGGCCAGGTTCCCACAGGCATAATCGCACAAATGGCACTTATAAGGTTTCTCGCCTGTGTGCACTCTGTGGTGGCGTTTGAGGTTGTCAAAGTGCGCTGAGGCATAGTCGCACTGTGGGCACTTGTACGGTTTCTCACCACTGTGAGTTTTCATGTGCCGTGCCAAGTGGTTCGGATAGTGCGTGAGAAAGGGGCATGCTGCACAGGTATACACCTTGTCGCTGCGTTCGCCAGGGCTGtttggagaagaagaagagtctTTCGTCAGCATTTCGAGGGTACACTTGGCACAAATCTGGGCTGAGGAGCCATCCTCATCTTCTAGGACAATGCCACACAGCCGACAAGTAAACGGGAAAAGTGAAGGGGGGAGAGCAGCACCATCTGCAATGCTCCCTCTGGTTGCATTGCTGCTGCCACTGTCTGTGTTCTCCAGCAAGGGGTGGCCAGGAGCTGGGTTAGAGGGTGGAATGGGTGGCGGCGATGCTCCCTTTAAACCGTCAAAGGCTGATAGGTAGTTATTGTTCTGGACACCCAAAGTCAGGTTTGACGTTGGCCTTGCAACCTCAGAAACTTCacaaaaagatgaaatataAGGTTACTCTAAATAATTGATTATGATGACTTACACAATAAAATAGTAGTTAGAGAGAAAAGGTAAATCATTTATATAACCATACATACCCTTGGCAGAAGCACCAGACTCTTCCCCAGCGGGTCTCTGTCCAGTCAAATGCcttttcaaactgttttgaCCACTTGCGTGTCGTGGTAAAGCATCTTGTCCCACTCCTGCAGAGGGCACATGCATACGCTGGTGCCTCTTGAGGTTACCAAGGGAGCTGCAGGCAAACCTGCAGCTGTCACATTTGTAGGGTTTTTCCCCGGTGTGAATGCGCAGGTGTCTCTGTAGGTTCACCAGCTGGGCTGATGCATAAGTACACAGGGGGCAGTTAAAGGGCTTCTCCCCATTGTGTGTCTTCATGTGCCGCTTTACATGGTTGGCGTAGCGTGAGGAGAAGCCACAGAGATGACATGAGTGCAGTTTGGGCAATTTGTCCTCAGTTGTCAGTGCTTTGTCCCCCAACTCGTTTCCCACCCCTTCATCATCAAGCTGTGAATGGGAACCTGAGCGAATGCCGCTGATGCCTTCATAGGTCGAACAGAAGTCTGTACTTTTGGCTTCCCTGGAGGATTTACAGCACCTAAGGCAGTACGGACCAACAAGGTCTATGCCAGGTCCCAGAGGCTCATCACGGAGCTGGCCACAGCCCCTACAGGACAGGTAGGGAGGAAAACTAGCCTCCGATTGGGTCGCTCTGCCCTCCTCTTCCCTCCCGTTGTCAGTTGTGCTGCGAGAGTTATCGGTTTCactttccatgctgagctggcTGTAGGTAGGACTCTCTTCATCACCCAGAGGATACACCGAGAAACCAATCTCAGCAGCTACTTCTGTACAGGGCATGACAATCATAACATTGAGACACAATTTAGTCTCGGTGGATGACAAAGTAGAGCACATTTGTACtactatttatttaatttacatgtgACAAGCTGTTTATCTATAAGTGCCCTCTCTCTAATATGGAGTATAAAACCATATACAATCAGGTAATCTCCCTCAGATGCAGAATGTGTAGGAGATCTCAGTGCTGAGTACAGTAATATGACCAAATATAGAGAGCAGATGTAAAACAGGAATCTGaaacattaagaaaacattacaacaacagcaaaaaaaaaaaaaaactgacatcttGGCAAATAATTCAATCACTAAACCTGtgattatttaacaaaataaattgaatgaattgaaatgaaatgaagccATCATTGGTAATTTGATATTACAGAGGAGGTATGGGATTGGCTGAGAGGTGTGTGGTGACTGGAGACaaactcaaaattaaaaattaagacTTTTACACCAACAAAGGCAGACTATTTTATAGTTAAACATGGCTGTAAGACACCTAAAAGCACAGTaccttctaaaaaaaaaaatcacactgaaTGATGAAAATGCTCAAAACCATCTgacaaatagaaaacagaaCACAACCAGCAATACACACAAGTTATTGAAAATGTATCACACTAAAAACGGTAACTAAGCGGTAAGACTCTTTCTCttcaggaaaaaagaaagacgaACACTGGAGGTGATACTCACCGTTCTACCAGCAAGGTCAACTGCAATTTAGTTGTTGTTAT contains:
- the znf513a gene encoding zinc finger protein 513a isoform X1, which codes for MPRKKQQNPQPVKLDSEDGVAIEAPGTLTLDTDFLLGQDLEFDDHDHDNKILGLEKFSEVAAEIGFSVYPLGDEESPTYSQLSMESETDNSRSTTDNGREEEGRATQSEASFPPYLSCRGCGQLRDEPLGPGIDLVGPYCLRCCKSSREAKSTDFCSTYEGISGIRSGSHSQLDDEGVGNELGDKALTTEDKLPKLHSCHLCGFSSRYANHVKRHMKTHNGEKPFNCPLCTYASAQLVNLQRHLRIHTGEKPYKCDSCRFACSSLGNLKRHQRMHVPSAGVGQDALPRHASGQNSLKRHLTGQRPAGEESGASAKVSEVARPTSNLTLGVQNNNYLSAFDGLKGASPPPIPPSNPAPGHPLLENTDSGSSNATRGSIADGAALPPSLFPFTCRLCGIVLEDEDGSSAQICAKCTLEMLTKDSSSSPNSPGERSDKVYTCAACPFLTHYPNHLARHMKTHSGEKPYKCPQCDYASAHFDNLKRHHRVHTGEKPYKCHLCDYACGNLANLKRHQRVHSGAKPFQCAVCSYSCNQSMNLKRHMLRHTGEKPYKCQECGYTTGHWDNYKRHQKKHGLATDGWVKVPMTANDEEEDVRKGMGVGVQTHRKETGVDMQYMSREGGQAIHPCYKLEMV
- the znf513a gene encoding zinc finger protein 513a isoform X2, giving the protein MESETDNSRSTTDNGREEEGRATQSEASFPPYLSCRGCGQLRDEPLGPGIDLVGPYCLRCCKSSREAKSTDFCSTYEGISGIRSGSHSQLDDEGVGNELGDKALTTEDKLPKLHSCHLCGFSSRYANHVKRHMKTHNGEKPFNCPLCTYASAQLVNLQRHLRIHTGEKPYKCDSCRFACSSLGNLKRHQRMHVPSAGVGQDALPRHASGQNSLKRHLTGQRPAGEESGASAKVSEVARPTSNLTLGVQNNNYLSAFDGLKGASPPPIPPSNPAPGHPLLENTDSGSSNATRGSIADGAALPPSLFPFTCRLCGIVLEDEDGSSAQICAKCTLEMLTKDSSSSPNSPGERSDKVYTCAACPFLTHYPNHLARHMKTHSGEKPYKCPQCDYASAHFDNLKRHHRVHTGEKPYKCHLCDYACGNLANLKRHQRVHSGAKPFQCAVCSYSCNQSMNLKRHMLRHTGEKPYKCQECGYTTGHWDNYKRHQKKHGLATDGWVKVPMTANDEEEDVRKGMGVGVQTHRKETGVDMQYMSREGGQAIHPCYKLEMV